From one Acidobacteriota bacterium genomic stretch:
- a CDS encoding metal-dependent hydrolase yields MTGNPTPEDLTISPRDLHFDVSSARTGHWLDGDPVGTAIMNTLSLTFPDGERLFMDAVRAYRDQLSGRLAKDARDFIAQEAIHSREHHLLNGVIDRAKYPVARVEEQIRERIEYSRAAGPMRMLVATICLEHFTAMLADMFAAHDDMFTKTHPSLKDLWRWHAMEETEHKAVAYDVFLVATKEWSGFKRYMRRSVAMLLISYFFSRNITTYASWMLEADGYSPKDARKAVKAFLWKKPAFFGRGWKIWITWFKPGFHPWDHDNRALMAEWREEFNLVAAE; encoded by the coding sequence CTGAAGATCTCACCATCAGCCCGCGCGACCTGCATTTCGACGTCAGCAGCGCGCGCACCGGTCATTGGCTCGACGGGGACCCTGTGGGCACCGCCATCATGAACACGCTGTCCCTGACCTTCCCGGACGGCGAGCGCCTGTTCATGGACGCCGTGCGTGCCTACCGGGACCAGCTGTCCGGGCGGCTGGCCAAGGATGCCCGCGACTTCATTGCGCAGGAAGCGATCCATTCGCGCGAACACCACCTGCTTAACGGCGTGATCGACCGGGCAAAGTATCCGGTCGCGCGCGTCGAGGAGCAGATCCGTGAGCGGATCGAATATTCCCGCGCGGCAGGGCCGATGCGGATGCTCGTCGCCACAATCTGCCTCGAGCATTTCACGGCCATGCTGGCCGACATGTTCGCCGCGCATGACGACATGTTCACCAAGACGCACCCGTCACTGAAGGACCTGTGGCGCTGGCACGCCATGGAAGAGACCGAGCACAAGGCGGTTGCCTATGACGTGTTCCTCGTCGCCACGAAGGAGTGGTCGGGCTTCAAGCGGTACATGCGCCGGTCCGTCGCGATGTTGCTGATTTCCTATTTCTTCAGCCGCAACATCACCACCTACGCTTCCTGGATGCTGGAAGCCGATGGCTATTCGCCGAAGGATGCCCGCAAGGCGGTCAAGGCCTTCCTCTGGAAAAAGCCAGCCTTCTTCGGACGGGGCTGGAAGATCTGGATCACCTGGTTCAAGCCGGGTTTCCATCCTTGGGACCACGACAACCGGGCGCTGATGGCCGAATGGCGCGAAGAGTTCAATCTCGTCGCTGCGGAGTAG